A portion of the Glycine max cultivar Williams 82 chromosome 10, Glycine_max_v4.0, whole genome shotgun sequence genome contains these proteins:
- the LOC100811397 gene encoding beta-glucuronosyltransferase GlcAT14A, producing the protein MQNSTAPAPSQSQLHWPSLSTFLNLRDPKPKPTLLLYSFLFLSLLSLTLILSLSFTSPSPHSGPDPFLHPIFHTHKPSTPSPPSLAYLISGSHGDSPRILRLLRATYHPLNLYLLHLDPSAPHADRDHLALSVQSDPVFKAAQNVHVVGRPDFAYHKGSSPVSLRLHAAAILLRLSQNWDWFVSLAADAYPLVTQDDLLHILSFLPKDMNFVNHSSYIGWKEAKKLKPIIVDPGLYLSEGTEMFYATQKRELPSAYRVFTGSSFSILSRSFMEFCILGEDNLPRILLMYFANTPSSLSNYFPTVLCNARQFNRTVINQNLLYAIHDSHRNDLRPLNSTDFDDMIHSGAVFAQKFQNDDPVLDLIDQKLLGRSPRSIVPGGWCLGEPGNNTCLTWGDAKILRPGTGSQRLEKAIVELLANGTFRSRQCIYE; encoded by the exons ATGCAGAACAGCACAGCACCAGCACCCTCCCAGTCCCAGCTGCACTGGCCCTCACTCTCCACCTTCCTCAACCTCAGAGATCCAAAGCCCAAACCCACCCTCCTCCTCTACTCcttcctcttcctctccctCCTCTCCCTCACCCTCATCCTCTCCCTCTCCTTCACCTCCCCTTCTCCCCACTCCGGCCCGGACCCCTTCCTCCACCCCATCTTCCACACCCACAAACCCTCCACCCCCTCCCCTCCCTCCCTCGCCTACCTCATCTCCGGCTCCCACGGCGACTCTCCCCGGATCCTCCGCCTGCTCCGCGCCACCTACCACCCCCTCAACCTCTACCTCCTCCACCTCGACCCCTCCGCCCCCCACGCCGATCGCGACCACCTCGCCCTCTCCGTCCAGTCCGACCCCGTCTTCAAGGCCGCCCAGAATGTTCACGTTGTCGGGAGGCCCGACTTCGCCTACCACAAAGGCTCCTCCCCTGTCTCGCTCCGCCTCCACGCTGCCGCCATTCTGCTCCGCCTCTCGCAGAACTGGGACTGGTTCGTCAGCCTCGCTGCCGATGCTTACCCTCTTGTTACGCAAGATG ATCTTCTCCACATATTGTCGTTTCTGCCTAAGGATATGAACTTTGTGAATCATTCAAGTTATATTGGATGGAAAGA AGCGAAGAAATTGAAACCTATTATTGTTGATCCTGGCCTGTATCTCTCTGAAGGGACTGAAATGTTTTATGCTACACAGAAGAGAGAACTCCCTAGTGCTTACCGTGTTTTTACAG GTTCATCTTTTTCTATCTTAAGCCGCAGTTTCATGGAGTTCTGCATCTTGGGAGAAGACAACCTCCCAAGGATTCTGCTGATGTATTTTGCAAACACACCTTCATCCTTGTCCAACTATTTCCCTACAGTTCTCTGCAACGCTCGACAGTTTAATAGGACAGTCATAAATCAAAACTTATTATATGCTATCCATGACAGCCATAGAAATGATCTTAGACCACTCAATTCCACTGATTTTGATGACATGATTCACAGCGGAGCTGTCTTTGCTCAAAAGTTCCAGAACGATGATCCTGTGCTTGATctcattgaccaaaaactttTGGGTCGAAGTCCTAGATCAATTGTTCCCGGTGGATGGTGCTTAGGTGAGCCTGGGAACAACACATGTCTAACTTGGGGTGATGCCAAGATCTTGAGACCTGGTACAGGTTCCCAACGGCTTGAGAAGGCCATTGTTGAATTGCTGGCTAATGGCACTTTCCGATCGCGCCAGTGCATATATGAATGA
- the LOC100785586 gene encoding uncharacterized protein: MAQPDTLTITPTSSKDERESLKNDTPIDNNACNNSTDERESLKNDTPIDNNACNNSTDERESLKNDTPIDNNACNNSTDERESLKNDTPIDNNACNNSTDERESLKNDSPVDNNAFNNSTDERESLKNDTPIDSNACKDVTKEKTFDLQPVSPFSSGVGLPYAPEGWPNPGDVWGWKVAKRMNNSGYFTDRFLTLPRSLEKSRRKAEFRSKADISRYLQSNYPDMKIEAFFALFSWQIPSTQQTPTKAIESLETGEDATDEIGTPRKKLKQETGSLSVPTHKSLALLTLPSSEAGEDATDEIGTLGKKLKRKTRSVGRPPKKSFGLVQGRPHLTPDQVVNLDDYLDTLEDMLVMPEIETTPSDHLTPPTVLDDNEMIESCKKKLSSLLAIDFPSLVSRSDVAEVATLAAHIREDPSLSVDQLFKLKLVEQVPLAGEAFVEAKENIEEVNNFLADLEAKKLKVPSLKKEYNELKDKIGQQEAEIDISTLTIREIDDQIRQLKAKRNRISNGLETMKKTKAELTSELTNVANSISTIGHEIKHGLSQKSKLELKKANNIRRVAEIQEKFITLRGLTF, encoded by the exons ATGGCTCAACCAGACACTCTCACTATCACTCCCACCAG TTCTAAGGATGAAAGGGAATCCTTGAAGAATGACACTCCAATTGACAACAATGCTTGTAATAATTCTACAGATGAAAGGGAATCCTTGAAGAATGACACTCCAATTGACAACAATGCTTGTAATAATTCTACAGATGAAAGGGAATCCTTGAAGAATGACACTCCAATTGACAACAATGCTTGTAATAATTCTACAGATGAAAGGGAATCCTTGAAGAATGACACTCCAATTGACAACAATGCTTGTAATAATTCTACAGATGAAAGGGAATCCTTGAAGAATGACTCTCCAGTTGACAACAATGCTTTTAATAATTCTACGGATGAAAGGGAATCCTTGAAGAATGACACTCCAATTGACAGCAATGCTTGTAAGGATGTGACAAAGGAGAAAACCTTTGATCTTCAACCAGTGTCACCTTTTTCTTCTGGTGTAGGTTTGCCatatgcacctgaagggtggCCTAATCCTGGTGATGTATGGGGCTGGAAAGTGGCAAAAAGGATGAACAATTCTGGATATTTTACTGATAGATTCCTTACTCTTCCAAGATCTCTTGAGAAGTCTCGTCGCAAGGCAGAGTTTCGAAGCAAGGCTGATATTAGTAGATATCTTCAATCAAATTATCCTGACATGAAAATTGAAGCATTCTTTGCTTTATTTAGCTGGCAGATTCCCTCAACTCAGCAAACCCCTACAAAAG CTATAGAATCACTAGAGACTGGAGAAGATGCCACAGATGAAATTGGCACCCCAAGAAAGAAGTTAAAACAAGAAACAGGAAGCCTGAGTGTCCCCACTCACAAATCTCTAGCACTATTAACTCTACCATCATCGGAGGCTGGAGAAGATGCGACAGATGAGATTGGCACCCTGGGAAAGAAGTTAAAACGAAAAACACGAAGTGTCGGTCGCCCCCCGAAGAAGTCTTTTGGACTAGTTCAGGGTCGACCCCATTTAACACCTGATCAAGTTGTGAATTTGGATGACTATCTAGATACCTTGGAGGACATGCTTGTTATGCCTGAAATTGAGACTACACCATCGGATCATCTGACTCCTCCTACCGTTTTGGATGATAATGAAATGATTGAGAGCTGCAAGAAGAAGCTTTCTTCCCTTCTTGCTATAGATTTTCCTTCTTTGGTCTCTCGTAGTGATGTTGCAGAAGTTGCAACCCTTGCAGCACATATTCGCGAAGATCCTAGTCTTAGTGTTGATCAACTGTTTAAGTTGAAGTTGGTGGAACAAGTTCCGTTAGCTGGTGAGGCTTTCGTGGAGGCTAAGGAAAACATTGAGGAGGTAAACAATTTTTTAGCTGACCTAGAGGCAAAGAAACTTAAAGTTCCTAGTCTCAAAAAAGAGTACAACGAATTAAAGGACAAAATAGGCCAGCAAGAGGCTGAAATCGACATAAGCACTCTAACTATTCGAGAAATTGATGATCAAATTCGGCAACTTAAAGCGAAACGGAACCGGATAAGTAATGGCCTTGAAACCATGAAGAAGACTAAAGCTGAGCTGACTTCTGAGCTAACAAATGTTGCCAACTCAATTTCAACCATTGGTCATGAGATTAAACATGGATTATCCCAAAAGTCAAAATTGGAGCTGAAGAAAGCAAACAATATCCGGCGTGTAGCCGAGATACAAGAAAAGTTCATCACTTTAAGAGGGTTAACATTTTAG